A window of Macrotis lagotis isolate mMagLag1 chromosome X, bilby.v1.9.chrom.fasta, whole genome shotgun sequence contains these coding sequences:
- the RAD1 gene encoding cell cycle checkpoint protein RAD1, producing MPLSTQAEDGNDQYILIASLDNVRNLSNILKAIHFKDHATCFATTNGIKVTVENAKCLQANAFIQAGIFQEFIVQEESVTFRINLTVLLDCLTIFGSTPLPGTSTALRMCYQGYGYPLTLFLEEDGVVTVCKINTQEPEDTLDFDFCSTNVINKIILQSEGLREAFAELDMTSEVLQITMSPVKPYFRLSTFGNSGSSHLDYPKDSDLMEAFHCNQTQTNRYKISLLKPSTKALALSCKVSIRTDNRGFLSLQYMIKNEDGQICFVEYYCCPDEDVSDSEL from the exons ATGCCCCTTTCCACCCAGGCTGAAGATGGGAATgatcaatatattttaattgcCAGCCTTGACAATGTAAGGAATCTCTCAAACATATTAAAAGCTATTCATTTCAAAGATCATGCAACCTGTTTTGCAACAACAAATGGAATCAAGGTTACAGTGGAAAATGCAAAATGTCTGCAAGCAAATGCATTCATTCAG GCTGGAATATTTCAAGAGTTTATTGTTCAGGAAGAATCAGTAACATTTCGAATCAATTTGACAGTTCTGTTAGACTGCTTGACTATTTTTGGTTCAACTCCATTGCCAG GAACTTCAACTGCACTTAGGATGTGTTACCAGGGTTATGGGTACCCTTTGACACTCTTCCTAGAAGAAGATGGAGTAGTGACAGTGTGTAAAATCAATACCCAAGAGCCTGAAGATACATTGGATTTTGATTTCTGCAGCACAAATGTTATTAATAAGATTATTCTTCAGTCAGAAGGCCTACGTGAAGCATTTGCTGAATTAGACATGACCAGTGAGGTCCTACAGATTACCATGTCACCAGTAAAACCTTATTTCAG GTTGTCCACTTTTGGAAATTCAGGAAGCTCACACCTTGACTATCCCAAAGATTCTGATTTGATGGAAGCATTCCATTGTAATCAGACCCAAACTAACAG aTACAAGATTTCATTGCTGAAACCATCTACAAAGGCTTTAGCCCTATCTTGTAAGGTGTCTATTCGCACAGATAACCGAGGATTTCTCTCTTTACAGTATATGATTAAGAATGAAGATGGACAGATATGTTTTGTAGAATATTACTGTTGCCCTGATGAGGATGTTAGTGATTCAGAACTTTGA